CGCAGAAGCCGGCGAACAAGGGCGGCGCGAAGAACCAGGCCGCCAACGGGATCAAGGCCGAGACCAAGGCCACCCCGTCGACGCAGCCCAAGCCGGCCGCCCCGAAGAAGCCCGTCGCGCAGCGCAAGCCGGCTCCGGCGCCCGCGAAGAAGAGCACCCCGCCGTCCGCCAAGTGACCGCGGAGCGCACGAGGTGAGGGGACTGTGAGCCCGCTCACCCGGCGCCGGGGGCGCCGATTCACCGCACGGGCCGGGCACACTTCAGGTGCCCGGCCCGTTGTGCGGGTACGGTGGGGCCGCATGGGCGGCCGACGGCCGCAGCAGTGGACCGAGACGACACGAATGGCGAACGGGCGGTGTAGGGCGTGCTGATTTACGGGTTCCAGAGCATTCTGAGCTGGGTGCAGCTCGCCCTGGGCGTCTATGCCGCGGTGATGCTGATCGATGCGGCCGTGCGCCGTGAGGACGCCTATCGCGCCGCGAGCAAGCAGACCAAGGGCATGTGGCTGATCTTCCTCGCCCTGGCCACGGCGCTGCTGTTCATTCTGCCGATCATGTCGTTCCTGCCGGTCATCGGCGTGATCGCGGTGATCGTCTACACGGTCGACGTCCGGCCCGCGCTCCGGGAGGTCTCCGGCGGTGGCCGCGGCCCGCGCCGTGGGGGCTCCAGCTCGGACGGGCCGTACGGGCCCTACAACGGCGGGCGCTGAGCCACGCCGGGCCCCGGGGCTCCCGCGGGAGCCCCGGCTCAATTACCGCCGGTCCAGCAGCAGTACGGCCACGTCGTCCGTCAGCTCGCCGCCGTTCAGATCGCGGACCTCCCTGACCGACGCGTCCAGCAGCTCCTCACCGCTGAGACCGGCCGCCATCTGCCGGCTGACCAGCTCGGTCATGCCTTCCTGGCCGAGGCGCTGGTTGCCCTTGCCGATCCGGCCCTCGATCAGACCGTCGGTGTACATCATCAGGCTCCAGGAGCCGCCCAGCTCGACCTGCCGGCGCGGCCAGCGGGCGTGCGGCAGCAGACCGAGCGCCGGGCCGCCGAATTCGTACGGCAGCAGCTGCGGGTGCTCGCCGGCCCGGGCCAGCAGCGGTGCGGGGTGGCCGGCCAGGCACAGACCGGCGCGGCGGCCGTCCGCGGAGATGTCGACGGTGCACAGCGTCGCGAAGATCTCGTCGTCCGCGCGCTCGTGCTCCAGCACCTTCTGGAGGGTGGCGAGCAGCTCGTCGCCGCAGAGTCCGGCGAAGGTCAGCGCGCGCCAGGCGATCCGCAGCTCGACGCCGAGGGCGGCCTCGTCGGGGCCGTGGCCGCAGACGTCGCCGATCATCGCGTGGACGGTGCCGTCCGGGGTGCGGACGGTGTCGTAGAAGTCGCCGCCGAGCAGCGCGCGGCTGCGGCCGGGGCGGTAGCAGGCGGCGAACCGGAGGTCGGAGCCGTCCAGCAGGGGCGTGGGCAGCAGGCCGCGCTCCAGGCGGGCGTTCTCCTGGGCGAGCATCCGCGACTCGGTCAGCTGGCGCTGGGCGAGGTCGGCGCGTTTGCGCTCGACGGCGTAGCGGACCGCGCGGCTGAGGACCGCACCGTCCAGCTCGTCGCGGAAGAGGTAGTCCTGGGCACCGACGCGGACGGCGTCGGCGGCGCGCTCGGCGTCCGTCTCGTAGGTGAGGACGAGGACGGCGTGCGAGGTCGCCATGCGCAGGACGTCACGCAGGATGCCCAGCTCGTCGCCGGGGGCACCGGCGTCGCCGCTGTCACGGTCGGCGGTGCGCTCCGCCGGGGGCAGGTCGAGCAGGATGCAGTGCACATCGTCGGTGAGCAGCCGCTCGGCCTCGGTGAGGTTGCGGGCGGTGCGCAGGCGCACCTTGCGGCCCGCCCAGTCCCACATCTCGGGGACATGGCTGTTGGGGTCCTCGCCGATGAGGAGCAGGGTCAGGCCCTGGTGCAGGGGTCCATGCTCGGCCGAAAGTCGCTGCTCGGCCGACAGGGGCTGTCCGGGCTCCGGAAAGCCCTGCGGCGCCGGGGCGCTCGTGCCCTGGGCCGTGGCGTCCCCCGCGCCCGGCGCGTCGGCGACCCGCGCGGTGTCCGCGCAGGCGTCGTCCGCCGGTCCTGCCTGATGCGGCAGCACGACCGTCCGCTGGTGCGGTACGGGTACGGGCATTGGTCTGCTTCCTTCCCTCCCCCCGAGGGGTGCGATGGGCACCGACGGCGCACCACCGTGCCCGGCTCCACATCGCTCGTCGGTCAAAGGAGTGAGGCGCACACCGGGCACTGACAGGCGACCATAGCGTCAGTACGGAGAGGTATGGAATGCCCGGCGGCAATCGGCCATCGTCATATGCCGCACCCGATAAGCCATTTGACCTGGGGAGGGCGGAATGCGGAATGACGAACATCACCCCGCATGAGTGCATTCAGCTACGCCACGACAACCCTCAGATAGCAAACAATCCGGTCATTATTCATCCGTGTGATGCGCGCCATCACCGCCGGCCGCACCGTCGGGGCGGACGACACCGAGGATCGGCATGGAGCCGGCGCCGGTGATCGTCACCTGCCGGCCGGGCCGCGGCGCATGCACCATTGCGCCGTCACCGAGATACATCCCGACATGACTGGCATCCGAGAAATAAATGATCAGATCGCCCGGCCGCATATCCCTGAGGCCGACGCGGGGCAGCTGCCGCCACTGCTCCTGTGAGGTCCGCGGAATCGTCCGGCCACCGGCCTGCCAGGCCCGCAGGGTCAGCCCGGAGCAGTCGAAGGTGTCCGGACCCTCGGCGCCCCACACGTAATCCTTGCCGAGCTGTGCGGTGGCGAAGGAAATCGCCTTCTTGCCGGCCGCCGACGCTTTGTTGCTGATGTCATTCAGGACACCGGAGTCGAGCCACTTCTGCTGCTGCTTGAAGGCCTGCTCGTCCTCCAGCTTCTTCAGCCGGTCCTTTTCCTTGGTGGCCAGCCGGGATTCCAGCTTCTTCGCCTCGTCGATCTTTTTCTTGATGTCCCGCTGGGCGCTTTCCTTCTTCTTGCGGTTCGCCTCCAGCTGCTCCCAGCGGTCCGTCGCGGAGTCCGAATAGCTCTCCAAGTCACCCTTGAGCCGGGCCAGTTGACGGATCACACGCTTGGCGGCGAACTCCCCCTTACGGGCCAGAGTGGCATTGTCGAGAAAGCCTTCCGGGTCGGCGTCGAGCATCAGCTTCGCCTCGGAGGGCAGCCCCCCGCCGCGGTACTGGGCGCTGGCCAGCGAGCCCGCCTGCCGCTTGAGGGCGGCCAGCTTGCGCTGGGTGCTGTCGATGCTGCGCGCCAGCCTGACGATCTCCTTCTGCTGGAGCTCGACCTGTTCCTCGGCGGCGTTGTAGGCGTCGGTGGCCTGCTCGGCCTTGCGGTAGAGGGCGTCGATCTTCTTGCGTACATCGTCGAGGCGGCGGGCGTCGGCGTCCGCGGCGGCCGCGGAGCCCCCGGCCCGCCGTGCGTCCGCGGCCGGGTTCTTCGGGTCGTCGGCGTAGGCGGCCGTCGCCGTGCTGCCGAGCAGCCCCATCACGCACAGGACGACGGCGGTGCACGCCACCAGCCGACCGCCCCTTACACCCCTTATCCCCCGCATGCCTCGTACGCCCTGAACGTCCTGCCGTGCCCCCTGGCTCCCCACCAGCCACCTCCGGTCGTTCCGCACCGATTCGCGTCTTCCCAGGCGCGGATGCTGCCATACCGACTGGTAATTCAACAGGGTGACGGGCCGTTTCGCACGGGTAGGCGAGCACTTCTCCCCCCGCACCCAGCCGATGGCCGAGGTTCACCCTGCGTTCACTCTCCTCCATCGGCCGCTTCACCTGATCTACCTAATTTCAGCCGTACCGAGTGCGCGTCATGCCCTCAGAGCAAGCGCGACACGGCTAGCTGGCATCGCAGACCGCGACAGCCAATGCCCCGCTCACCATCTCGCACGCCGACGAAGCGGCGCGCCCCAGGAAGGAACTCTCGACAGTGAAGCTTCAGCGCAAGAACCGGGTTCGCGCCCTCGCCGTTGGCGCTCTCGCCGTCTCCGGTGCCCTGGCCCTGTCCGCGTGCGGCTCCGACGACACCACCGGAGCCGGTGGCGGTGGCGCCGCCAAGCCGTCGAACATCAAGTGCGACGGCAAGGGCAAGCTGCTCGCGTCCGGCTCGTCGGCACAGAAGAACGCCATGGACGTCTGGGTGCAGAACTACTCGGGCGCCTGCAAGGACACCGAGATCAACTACCAGCCGACGGGCTCCGGCGCCGGCGTCACCACCTTCCTGCAGGGCCAGACCGCCTTCGCCGGCTCCGACTCGGCCCTCAAGCCCGACGAGGTCACCAAGTCGAAGCAGGTCTGCCGGGGCGGCCAGGCCGTCGACCTGCCGATGGTCGGCGGCCCGATCGCGGTCGGCTACAACGTCCCCGGTGTCGACAACCTGGTGCTGGACGCCAAGACCCTGTCGAAGATCTTCAACTCGGAGATCAAGAAGTGGAACGACCCGGCGATCAAGCAGCTGAACCCGGGCGCGAAGCTCCCGGACCTCAAGATCCAGCCGTTCCACCGCTCCGATGACTCGGGCACCACCGACAACTTCACCAAGTACCTCAAGGCCGCCGGTGGCTGGAAGCACGAGCCGGCGAAGAAGTGGGAAGGCGAGGGCGGCCAGGCGGCCTCCGGCTCGGCCGGCGTCTCCTCGCAGGTCAAGCAGACCAGCGGTGCGATCTCCTACTTCGAGCTGTCGTACGCCACGGCGAGCAAGATCCCGACGGCCAAGCTGAACACCGGCGCCAAGGAGCCGGTCGAGGCCACCGTCGACAACGCCTCCAACGCCATCTCCGAGGCCAAGCAGGTCGGCAAGGGCGATGACCTGGCCCTGGATCTCAACTACAAGACCAAGGCCGAGGGTGCCTACCCGATCACCCTGGTGACGTACGAGATCGCCTGCAACAAGGGCAACAAGGCCGAGACGCTGCCCGCCACCAAGTCCTTCCTGACCTACATCGCCAGCAAGGACGGCCAGAGCGCCCTCAAGGAACTCGGCTACGCCCCGCTGCCCACCGAGATCGCCGACAAGGTCCGCGCGACCGTCGCCAAGATCTCCTGACCTACCGGGCGGCGGCCCATGAACCGCCGTACGGTCCAAAAAAAGGGGGCCCCTTCACCAGGGCCCCCTTCGGGCCGCCGCCCGTCCGGTGCACCGCCGCGCCAGGAGCCCTCACCCGGCTCCGCAGACCGGAGAACCCATGAATACACCCTCCTCCACGACCGACACCCCGCCTCCGCCACACCACGACGGCCCCTCCGCCATATCCGGCAAGGCGGTCCGCCCCGGTGACCGGATCTTCCTCGGGCTCTCCCGGGGCTCCGGTATCGCCCTGCTGGTGATCATGGCCGCCATCGCGGTCTTCCTCACCTACCGCTCCGTGCTCGCCATCTCCGGCGACAAGGCCAACTTCTTCACCACGCTGGACTGGAACGCCACCGGCCTGGAGCCGAAGTTCGGCATCGCGGTCCTCGCCTTCGGCACCGTCGTCAGCTCCGTCGTCGCGATGGTCATCGCGGTACCGGTCGCGGTCGGCATCGCGCTGTTCATCTCGCACTACGCCCCGCGCCGGCTGTCCTCGACGCTCGGCTACGTCATCGACCTGCTCGCCGCGGTGCCCAGCATCATCTACGGCCTGTGGGGCGCGCTCTTCCTCGTCCCGCATCTGACCGGCCTCTACACCTGGCTGGACGACTACCTCGGCTGGACCGGCATCTTCGAATACGGCGGCGGGGCGGCCCGTTCGCTGTTCACCGTCGGCATCCTGCTCGCGATCATGATCCTGCCGATCGTGACCAGCGTCAGCCGCGAGGTGTTCCTCCAGGTCCCGAAGATGCACGAGGAAGCCGCGCTGGCCCTCGGCGCCACCCGTTGGGAAGTCATCCGGATGTCGGTGCTCCCCTTCGGCCGCTCCGGGATCATCAGCGCCTCCATGCTGGG
This genomic stretch from Streptomyces nigrescens harbors:
- a CDS encoding DUF2516 family protein, giving the protein MLIYGFQSILSWVQLALGVYAAVMLIDAAVRREDAYRAASKQTKGMWLIFLALATALLFILPIMSFLPVIGVIAVIVYTVDVRPALREVSGGGRGPRRGGSSSDGPYGPYNGGR
- a CDS encoding PP2C family protein-serine/threonine phosphatase translates to MPVPVPHQRTVVLPHQAGPADDACADTARVADAPGAGDATAQGTSAPAPQGFPEPGQPLSAEQRLSAEHGPLHQGLTLLLIGEDPNSHVPEMWDWAGRKVRLRTARNLTEAERLLTDDVHCILLDLPPAERTADRDSGDAGAPGDELGILRDVLRMATSHAVLVLTYETDAERAADAVRVGAQDYLFRDELDGAVLSRAVRYAVERKRADLAQRQLTESRMLAQENARLERGLLPTPLLDGSDLRFAACYRPGRSRALLGGDFYDTVRTPDGTVHAMIGDVCGHGPDEAALGVELRIAWRALTFAGLCGDELLATLQKVLEHERADDEIFATLCTVDISADGRRAGLCLAGHPAPLLARAGEHPQLLPYEFGGPALGLLPHARWPRRQVELGGSWSLMMYTDGLIEGRIGKGNQRLGQEGMTELVSRQMAAGLSGEELLDASVREVRDLNGGELTDDVAVLLLDRR
- a CDS encoding C40 family peptidase, encoding MGLLGSTATAAYADDPKNPAADARRAGGSAAAADADARRLDDVRKKIDALYRKAEQATDAYNAAEEQVELQQKEIVRLARSIDSTQRKLAALKRQAGSLASAQYRGGGLPSEAKLMLDADPEGFLDNATLARKGEFAAKRVIRQLARLKGDLESYSDSATDRWEQLEANRKKKESAQRDIKKKIDEAKKLESRLATKEKDRLKKLEDEQAFKQQQKWLDSGVLNDISNKASAAGKKAISFATAQLGKDYVWGAEGPDTFDCSGLTLRAWQAGGRTIPRTSQEQWRQLPRVGLRDMRPGDLIIYFSDASHVGMYLGDGAMVHAPRPGRQVTITGAGSMPILGVVRPDGAAGGDGAHHTDE
- the pstS gene encoding phosphate ABC transporter substrate-binding protein PstS, which gives rise to MKLQRKNRVRALAVGALAVSGALALSACGSDDTTGAGGGGAAKPSNIKCDGKGKLLASGSSAQKNAMDVWVQNYSGACKDTEINYQPTGSGAGVTTFLQGQTAFAGSDSALKPDEVTKSKQVCRGGQAVDLPMVGGPIAVGYNVPGVDNLVLDAKTLSKIFNSEIKKWNDPAIKQLNPGAKLPDLKIQPFHRSDDSGTTDNFTKYLKAAGGWKHEPAKKWEGEGGQAASGSAGVSSQVKQTSGAISYFELSYATASKIPTAKLNTGAKEPVEATVDNASNAISEAKQVGKGDDLALDLNYKTKAEGAYPITLVTYEIACNKGNKAETLPATKSFLTYIASKDGQSALKELGYAPLPTEIADKVRATVAKIS
- the pstC gene encoding phosphate ABC transporter permease subunit PstC, giving the protein MNTPSSTTDTPPPPHHDGPSAISGKAVRPGDRIFLGLSRGSGIALLVIMAAIAVFLTYRSVLAISGDKANFFTTLDWNATGLEPKFGIAVLAFGTVVSSVVAMVIAVPVAVGIALFISHYAPRRLSSTLGYVIDLLAAVPSIIYGLWGALFLVPHLTGLYTWLDDYLGWTGIFEYGGGAARSLFTVGILLAIMILPIVTSVSREVFLQVPKMHEEAALALGATRWEVIRMSVLPFGRSGIISASMLGLGRALGETMAVATVLSPSFLINTSLLDPGGGTFAQNIASKFSEADQFGQDALIASGLVLFVITLLVNGAARLIIARRKEYSGAAA